In the genome of Methanococcoides burtonii DSM 6242, the window CAGCTTTATTTATGTCGTTGACAATTGCTTTCTGGCTCTGGGTGGTCATCTCCTTTGCTTCGTCAAGGGTTGAATCATCTCTCATGCAAAGAGCAAGTGCAAGTCCTGGAACTTTCTTTTTTCCACAAGTGTTCATTATGGCAACAAGATCATAGACGTTCTTCACAACTTCATTGTTCAGAATATAAACATCGCCCACAGCAGCATCGATAGCTTCAGGACTTGCTCTTTTTGTAAGCTTCAATACAATGGTCGATATCAGTTTTTGCAGTTTATCACTGTCCATTGAATCGATGTCACCATGTATCTCGAGCATGTCAAGGAAACTGTCTATCTTTTCACGATCTCCTGTGATGTCAAGATAAGGCTCGGGTGTGTTTTCCAGTATATCAGCAATGTCCCCACTGCCTACTTTCAATCCCTTCTTGATGGAAATGACTCCAGCTTCCACAGCCTCGTCCAGTATTATCTTGTTCGCCGTTTCAAAAAGCTGCTTATCCCCAACTGCACCGGCAATTGCAATACCGGCAAGGTCTACATTTTCATGATCAAGTCCCTTTGCTACTAGATATGTAGTGGTAGCTCCGCATAGGTGGACAGCACCATCGATGCCGAACATATGCGGATTTATCATGGCCTTGGCAGGGGAATCTCCGACCGGTTTATGGTGGTCGATGACAATTGTATCGTGCAGTACCTTTCCAATGATATCTGGTTGACCGCTGCCCATGTCACAGAAGATTACGATATCTCCTTCGTTAGTTGTCTCATTGATCATCTCGGCAACACTGTCTTCGAGCCTGCTTACGATCGTAAGGTGATATGGTATGTTCTTTCTGAGGAGCGCCTGGCAGATGATAGCAGCAGATGATATTCCGTCAGCATCGTTATGGGAAATGACACGTGCATGGCTGTATTCTTCTATAATGTCTGCTATCTGCTCTGCAAGTTCGCTTATTTTTTGCATTTCTATCAATCAGATCACCCGTATGTACAACCTTAAATACATAAATAACAACAAAGATCCGGCGTTATCGAACAACCTCTCCGGGTCTGGTATAGCTTCCACTTTCCATAACGGTTCCAACGTTGATGCTGGAATTTATTCCTGTGTGAACGTCATCACCCATTATGACTCCAAGTTTCCTTCTTCCCGAATCCGTTAGTTTGCCTTTAATTTTCACTTTGATGTTCTTACCATCGTGGCGCAGATTGGCAACCTTAGTTCCGGCACCGAAATTACACTTTCTGCCTATAATACTGTCTCCCAGATACGTGAGGTGTCCTATATTCGTACCATCCATTATTATGCTGTTTTTCACTTCAACGGCATTTCCGATGTGCACATCATTTCCAATGGCAGTTGAAGGGCGTATGAAACAATTAGGTCCTATGTCACAGTCATTTCCTATGATCACCGGTCCGATAATGTATGCGCCATTACGTATCAGAGTTCCTCTTCCAACACTCACATCCCCGATAAGGGTGGCATTGGGTTCAATGACTCCTTTTACGGAAGGTTCCATTTGGTTCAAAAGGACTGCGTTCGCATCCAGCATGTCCCAGGGTCTTCCGATATCTATCCATTCTTCTTCCAGTATCTCATATCCGACATCTGCATCACTGTTGATGAGCATCTGAAGGGAATCGGTTATCTCGTATTCTTCTCTTGGTGATAATGTCGTCTGTTCGATAAGGTCGAAGATGGCTTCGCTGAAAAGGTAAATTCCGGCATTTGCAAGGTCCGTTGGTGGAAACTCTGGTTTTTCTATGATATTTATGACCTTATTTCCATCAGTTTCAATAACGCCGAAATCTGATGGATTGTCCACACGTTTTACAGTTATTACTGCATCCTCTTTCCTTTCTATCATGTGTTCAATGTGGTCGGAACTGACTAGTACATCGCCATTCAGGACTATGAACTTCTCTTTGACATGACCTTTTGCATATCCGATAGCGTTTGCAGTGCCAAGTTGCTCTTCCTGATGTACATGGTCAATTGTAACATTCCATCTATCGCCATTTCCAAAATATTGCTCGATGACTTCTTCATGATATCCTGTGATAAAAACGAATCCGTCAATTCCTGCTTCGATGGCAGAATCCACGATATGCTCTAACATGGGCTTGTTGGCGACAGGAAGCATGACCTTTGGAATGGATGATGTTAAAGGGCGCATTCGGGTGCCTTCTCCCGCTGCAAGTATGACAGCTTTCAATTAAGTGCCTCCTTGATAATGTTCTCTGCCATGCTGAACAATCTATCAGCACCTTCTCTTGCTTCGGCTGTGATCCTTATCTTCGGTTCTGTCCCTGAAGGTCTCACAAGAACCCATCCGTTATCCATTTCCACGCGTATTCCATCGATGTCAGATATCTTCCCGCATTTCTCGAGTTTGGAATGGACCACTTCCATAACATGCGCTTTCCTTTCGTTGTCACATTTCACTGTGCCGCGATATGTGGGATAATGTGGTAATTCTTTTTTAAGTTCTGATAATGTTCTGTTCTCTATTAGCTCCATTATCTTTGCAGAAGCGAAGATTCCATCCGGGCAATAGGATATCTTCGGGAAGATCCAGCTTCCTGAAGGTTCTCCTCCAATGTCGGCATTGCATCTTTTGATCTCTTCTGCAACGTAGACATCTCCGACCCTTGTACGAATGACAGT includes:
- a CDS encoding single-stranded-DNA-specific exonuclease RecJ; the protein is MIEMQKISELAEQIADIIEEYSHARVISHNDADGISSAAIICQALLRKNIPYHLTIVSRLEDSVAEMINETTNEGDIVIFCDMGSGQPDIIGKVLHDTIVIDHHKPVGDSPAKAMINPHMFGIDGAVHLCGATTTYLVAKGLDHENVDLAGIAIAGAVGDKQLFETANKIILDEAVEAGVISIKKGLKVGSGDIADILENTPEPYLDITGDREKIDSFLDMLEIHGDIDSMDSDKLQKLISTIVLKLTKRASPEAIDAAVGDVYILNNEVVKNVYDLVAIMNTCGKKKVPGLALALCMRDDSTLDEAKEMTTQSQKAIVNDINKAEGLLQKGKSIYYLIGDDLESTGMIASTVIRYIHPDMPFVAINKVEGKVKISSRGTRELVSKGLDLAYAMRTAADAVGGQGGGHNIASGASVEPEKIEEFIALVDDIVAEQLS
- the glmU gene encoding bifunctional sugar-1-phosphate nucleotidylyltransferase/acetyltransferase; protein product: MKAVILAAGEGTRMRPLTSSIPKVMLPVANKPMLEHIVDSAIEAGIDGFVFITGYHEEVIEQYFGNGDRWNVTIDHVHQEEQLGTANAIGYAKGHVKEKFIVLNGDVLVSSDHIEHMIERKEDAVITVKRVDNPSDFGVIETDGNKVINIIEKPEFPPTDLANAGIYLFSEAIFDLIEQTTLSPREEYEITDSLQMLINSDADVGYEILEEEWIDIGRPWDMLDANAVLLNQMEPSVKGVIEPNATLIGDVSVGRGTLIRNGAYIIGPVIIGNDCDIGPNCFIRPSTAIGNDVHIGNAVEVKNSIIMDGTNIGHLTYLGDSIIGRKCNFGAGTKVANLRHDGKNIKVKIKGKLTDSGRRKLGVIMGDDVHTGINSSINVGTVMESGSYTRPGEVVR